A single window of Treponema denticola ATCC 35405 DNA harbors:
- a CDS encoding ATP-binding cassette domain-containing protein, which translates to MKTKNSVIFLPIKIMFKADSVKLIWLLLIAITSGYLNYFVLKSLDLILNSNISKLFTPEMISLTILPALLYFFISILNFVSSTIIEKLEYKTGLYINNLIIKRSFGFKGIGIFEHPDYIDMSYTLANAKSVMASSVRELFTFLSLVLNLIFYVFFFAKIELIFLLILIPALLPIYFTEKAKAKIFMQKQLAMQQLRIRGYQYKFMALSAQHAQDNRIFSFIPLLKKNLEKLNEQIDSTWKTFNSKKLIVDFIAFSTNILVTALVIAVSFFRFSNNQISFATSVILIFAVYRIFKMASSISVQIGVNKQTFLFYEELQNYLQLSDNIDLSKNGKILNGPISSIEFQDVSFAYSENNYVLKNLSFKINAGESVALVGQNGAGKTTLIKLLLRFYDPSSGTILINGIDIKELDIDSYRNAISGVFQDFSKFALTLGENIFGSGSGQDKTVFSKKSKMLLSKILETMDDKCDTNIGQDLGGRELSGGEWQKIAIARGLEKENTSLFLADEPVSAIDPIEEANIYKYILPENPSQAITIITTHRLACTKDVTKVLLLENGTLQEFDSHENLLKTSERYKAIYCTQADAYI; encoded by the coding sequence ATGAAAACTAAAAACTCTGTAATTTTTCTTCCCATTAAAATAATGTTTAAAGCCGACAGCGTAAAATTGATTTGGCTCTTGTTAATAGCAATTACTTCCGGATATCTTAATTATTTTGTTTTAAAATCTTTAGATTTAATACTCAATTCGAATATATCAAAGCTATTTACTCCTGAAATGATAAGTCTGACAATCCTTCCGGCTCTTTTATATTTTTTTATCTCTATTTTGAATTTTGTTTCAAGCACTATAATTGAAAAGCTGGAATACAAAACAGGCCTTTATATCAATAATCTTATTATAAAAAGATCTTTCGGGTTTAAGGGAATCGGAATTTTTGAACATCCTGATTATATCGATATGTCATACACCCTTGCAAATGCAAAGTCAGTTATGGCATCTTCAGTACGAGAGTTATTTACATTTTTAAGCCTTGTATTAAACCTTATTTTTTATGTTTTCTTTTTTGCAAAAATAGAATTAATCTTTCTTTTAATTTTAATTCCGGCATTATTGCCTATTTATTTTACCGAAAAAGCAAAAGCAAAGATATTTATGCAAAAACAACTTGCTATGCAGCAGTTAAGGATACGAGGATATCAATATAAGTTTATGGCCCTTTCCGCACAACATGCTCAAGATAATCGCATTTTTTCTTTTATCCCATTATTAAAAAAGAATCTTGAAAAGCTGAATGAGCAAATCGATTCTACATGGAAAACTTTTAACTCTAAAAAATTAATCGTAGATTTTATAGCATTTTCGACAAACATTCTTGTAACGGCTTTAGTTATTGCAGTTTCATTTTTTAGATTTTCAAATAATCAAATCAGTTTTGCAACTTCGGTTATTTTAATCTTTGCAGTGTATAGAATATTTAAAATGGCTTCTTCAATTTCGGTACAAATAGGAGTCAATAAGCAAACCTTTTTATTCTATGAAGAACTGCAAAATTATTTGCAACTTTCAGATAATATCGATTTATCAAAAAACGGCAAGATTTTAAACGGGCCTATTTCTTCTATCGAATTCCAAGATGTCAGCTTTGCTTATTCTGAAAATAATTATGTGCTCAAAAATTTATCTTTTAAAATAAATGCAGGAGAATCCGTTGCTCTTGTCGGACAAAACGGTGCCGGTAAAACCACATTGATAAAATTACTTTTACGGTTTTACGACCCGTCTTCCGGTACAATTTTAATAAACGGCATCGACATAAAAGAATTGGATATTGATTCTTACAGAAATGCTATTTCGGGAGTCTTTCAAGATTTTTCAAAATTCGCATTGACCCTTGGCGAAAATATTTTTGGAAGCGGCTCCGGCCAAGACAAAACGGTCTTTTCAAAAAAGAGCAAAATGCTTTTATCTAAAATTTTAGAAACGATGGACGATAAGTGTGATACCAATATCGGGCAGGATTTGGGCGGCAGAGAGCTATCGGGCGGTGAATGGCAAAAAATAGCTATTGCCCGCGGTCTGGAAAAAGAAAATACAAGTCTTTTTTTAGCAGATGAACCGGTATCGGCAATCGACCCGATTGAAGAAGCAAACATATATAAATATATTCTTCCCGAAAACCCAAGTCAGGCAATCACGATAATCACAACACACCGCTTAGCTTGCACAAAGGATGTAACAAAAGTATTATTATTGGAAAACGGAACATTACAGGAGTTCGATTCTCATGAAAACCTGCTAAAGACTTCCGAGCGGTACAAAGCCATTTACTGCACACAGGCGGACGCATACATTTAA
- a CDS encoding methyl-accepting chemotaxis protein, translated as MKKRFSIRYKLIIVFGVLIAIASSMEGFLATRTARKALAEKVDTHLLDKAADIAEIIDGRVTALFQFLEGIARMPELSDSSYSYSQIVSFLQKESRFNDRIKELDITDTNGTFYYAGGSVQVSDREWFKAALAGKKFVTEPYIERATGTLVTTFAVPILDSTDTIVGVLSADVKGLLLSEYISDIVVGKTGICYILGLTGTTIADRDEELVTGHMNFSEEAKKNAAYASLAEFERMAVKADESSIGFYEYKGVSKIASHAKMKTTGWTIVINAPVNEFMGSVNTLGTSMIGTGVITFLIAQLIVFFIAGTIVKPIKTAVSALKNIAQGEGDLTVRLPIRGNDEITDLSGYFNQTISKISSSVKQVGLNTGDMEDIGNELASNMTETASAIHQISANIDGVKQQAFTQAASVSETAATIEEIIRTIKQLNGSIENQAANVAESSSAIEQMVGNIASITQTLGKTDDVIKTLASATADGKDTITGANSVTQKITEESGGLLEASSVIQHIASQTNLLAMNAAIEAAHAGEAGKGFAVVADEIRKLAEESSSQGKAITSTLKLLSGEIEALSSSSKTAEEKFNAIFTLSEQVKTMSQNLMDAMREQENGSKEVLSAIRDINMVTSQVNDGSAEMLRGGENVAKEMQKLDALTRIITDSMNEMAAGALQISNAIQEVNDISQKNKASIQNLVEEVGKFKV; from the coding sequence ATGAAAAAACGTTTTTCAATCCGCTACAAACTGATTATAGTCTTCGGAGTATTGATAGCCATCGCTTCTTCGATGGAAGGTTTTCTTGCAACTCGTACTGCTCGCAAAGCGTTAGCAGAAAAAGTCGATACGCATTTACTCGACAAGGCGGCCGATATTGCAGAAATTATTGATGGGCGCGTCACGGCTCTTTTTCAGTTTCTCGAGGGCATTGCCCGTATGCCTGAGTTGTCGGATTCTTCTTATTCTTATAGCCAAATAGTATCCTTTTTACAAAAAGAGTCTCGTTTTAACGACCGTATAAAAGAATTAGATATAACGGATACAAATGGAACCTTTTATTATGCGGGAGGTTCAGTTCAGGTAAGCGACCGAGAATGGTTTAAAGCGGCTCTTGCAGGAAAAAAATTTGTTACTGAACCGTATATAGAAAGGGCAACCGGAACACTCGTAACAACCTTTGCCGTCCCTATTCTCGATTCTACCGATACCATAGTCGGAGTTTTGTCCGCCGACGTTAAAGGCTTACTGTTATCGGAATATATATCTGACATAGTTGTCGGGAAAACCGGTATTTGCTACATTTTAGGGCTTACGGGAACTACCATTGCCGATAGAGATGAAGAATTGGTAACCGGCCATATGAATTTCAGTGAAGAGGCAAAAAAGAATGCAGCTTATGCTTCCCTTGCAGAATTTGAAAGAATGGCGGTAAAAGCCGACGAGTCTTCCATCGGTTTTTATGAATACAAGGGCGTAAGTAAAATCGCTTCACATGCTAAGATGAAAACTACCGGCTGGACTATTGTTATAAATGCCCCCGTAAATGAATTTATGGGATCGGTAAATACCCTGGGTACTTCAATGATCGGTACAGGTGTGATAACCTTTTTGATTGCACAATTAATTGTCTTTTTTATAGCCGGCACCATAGTAAAACCTATAAAAACTGCCGTTTCAGCCTTGAAAAACATTGCACAAGGAGAGGGAGATTTAACTGTGCGTCTTCCAATACGCGGTAACGATGAAATTACCGATTTGTCGGGATATTTTAATCAAACTATTTCAAAAATAAGTTCATCGGTTAAACAAGTAGGTCTAAACACCGGAGATATGGAAGATATCGGCAACGAGCTTGCGTCGAATATGACCGAAACCGCCAGTGCCATACATCAAATAAGTGCCAACATTGACGGCGTAAAGCAGCAAGCTTTTACCCAAGCGGCAAGCGTTAGCGAAACCGCAGCTACCATCGAAGAAATTATCCGCACAATAAAACAGCTGAACGGAAGTATTGAAAATCAGGCAGCGAATGTCGCAGAATCTTCTTCAGCTATCGAGCAGATGGTAGGAAACATAGCTTCTATTACACAGACGCTCGGCAAAACCGATGATGTTATAAAAACGCTTGCGTCCGCTACCGCTGACGGTAAAGACACTATTACCGGAGCAAACAGCGTTACGCAGAAAATAACGGAAGAATCGGGTGGTTTATTGGAGGCCTCTAGTGTCATTCAGCACATAGCCTCACAGACTAATCTTTTGGCGATGAACGCTGCCATCGAAGCTGCTCATGCAGGAGAAGCAGGCAAAGGTTTTGCCGTTGTAGCCGATGAAATCAGAAAGCTCGCAGAAGAATCCAGTAGCCAAGGAAAGGCAATCACTTCTACCCTCAAACTTCTGTCGGGAGAAATTGAAGCTCTTTCATCCTCTTCAAAAACGGCAGAAGAAAAGTTCAACGCTATTTTTACCCTTTCGGAACAAGTCAAAACGATGAGCCAAAACCTAATGGACGCTATGCGTGAACAGGAAAACGGCAGCAAGGAAGTCTTGTCGGCTATTCGCGATATAAACATGGTAACCAGTCAGGTAAATGACGGTTCCGCAGAAATGCTGCGAGGCGGTGAGAATGTAGCTAAAGAAATGCAAAAACTTGACGCTCTGACCCGCATAATTACCGACAGTATGAACGAGATGGCTGCCGGTGCGTTGCAGATTAGCAATGCCATACAGGAAGTAAACGATATAAGCCAAAAAAATAAGGCCAGTATACAAAATCTTGTGGAAGAAGTTGGGAAATTTAAAGTGTAA
- a CDS encoding ATP-binding cassette domain-containing protein, whose translation MFKKLLYSLKLVFKLNPLSLVLIFTFAIISAICSAVLLVYIKALTASLTASSSLNTFVQTNMLNLTIAGLCFLLTVSVSKYQSVYCEKAALKINKKINASILSKAEKLYGLQHLKDRQYFVTIEKLNMGDFVIENYLISFSPLIALIVNTICISLLFNFITPVLLVVLIAANIPSFFIRKKVAKIKQEEIEKGNIPSSALEYYFRKSLDAAAAKDFRLFAFTGLFLKKIDTCFSELKNLRMNSISKTSRWNLLNLLIKLICTAGIFFLFFKSIISAEMSTGAIMMIVVVLFQLSSNISGIGSFWAYLQKELDYFYNYKYFLSLQTIQNGKLIFNEPVSSIEFKSVSFGYDRRMVLENLSFKIDSKKVFALVGENGAGKSTIVKLLLRFIEPISGEILINGIPIKEFEIESYRNAISVIFQNFMRYGLSAKDNIFANQDISKYNNIDSILSSPFFKKLPNQENTQLNMGFGGYDISGGEWQRIAVMRALSKPYSLFIADEPTANIDPIEEYNIFQTIIKKTKGIRLIITHRMGSIKNCDEIFVLRNGKIEISGPHSEIMQKSEYYASLYNSQKSMYTHIEKGEANEN comes from the coding sequence ATGTTCAAGAAACTATTGTACTCGCTTAAACTGGTTTTTAAACTAAATCCGTTAAGCTTGGTCTTAATTTTTACTTTTGCAATAATTTCTGCAATATGCAGTGCCGTTTTATTGGTCTATATAAAGGCTCTGACAGCAAGTCTAACGGCTTCATCGAGTTTAAATACTTTTGTTCAGACAAATATGCTTAATCTGACAATAGCAGGCCTTTGCTTTTTGCTTACGGTTTCAGTTTCAAAATATCAGTCCGTATATTGCGAAAAAGCGGCTCTCAAAATAAATAAAAAAATAAACGCTTCTATTCTTAGCAAGGCGGAAAAGTTATACGGCTTACAGCATTTAAAGGATAGACAGTATTTTGTAACCATCGAAAAATTAAATATGGGAGATTTTGTAATTGAAAATTATTTAATTTCTTTTTCGCCTCTTATTGCCTTAATTGTTAATACAATCTGTATTTCCCTACTTTTTAATTTTATCACTCCGGTTTTACTAGTCGTATTAATTGCCGCAAATATTCCTTCATTTTTTATACGAAAAAAAGTTGCAAAAATCAAGCAAGAAGAGATTGAAAAAGGAAATATCCCATCTTCAGCACTTGAGTATTATTTTAGAAAATCGCTTGATGCCGCGGCTGCAAAAGATTTTAGACTCTTTGCATTTACCGGCCTTTTCCTGAAAAAAATTGATACCTGTTTTTCAGAATTAAAAAATTTAAGAATGAATTCCATTTCTAAAACTTCAAGATGGAATTTGCTTAATCTACTCATAAAACTTATATGCACCGCAGGTATTTTCTTTTTATTCTTTAAATCAATCATATCCGCAGAGATGTCTACCGGTGCAATTATGATGATCGTTGTAGTTCTCTTTCAGCTTTCTTCAAACATTTCAGGTATCGGTTCTTTTTGGGCTTATTTACAAAAAGAATTGGATTACTTTTATAATTACAAATATTTTTTGAGCTTACAAACTATCCAAAACGGTAAGTTGATATTTAATGAACCGGTTTCTTCAATTGAATTTAAGTCGGTTTCTTTCGGATATGACAGAAGAATGGTTTTAGAAAACCTCTCCTTTAAAATAGATTCAAAAAAGGTATTTGCCCTTGTCGGCGAAAACGGCGCAGGAAAATCTACAATTGTAAAACTGCTTTTACGGTTTATAGAGCCCATCAGCGGCGAAATACTGATTAACGGCATTCCCATAAAAGAATTTGAAATAGAATCTTATAGAAACGCAATTTCGGTTATCTTTCAAAATTTTATGCGATACGGACTTTCTGCAAAGGATAATATATTTGCAAATCAAGATATTTCAAAATATAACAATATTGACTCAATATTATCTTCTCCTTTTTTTAAAAAATTGCCAAATCAAGAAAACACCCAATTAAATATGGGTTTCGGCGGTTATGATATTTCAGGCGGAGAATGGCAGCGCATTGCCGTCATGCGCGCCTTAAGTAAACCTTACAGCCTTTTTATTGCCGATGAGCCTACTGCAAATATAGACCCAATCGAAGAATATAATATTTTCCAAACAATTATAAAAAAGACAAAGGGTATCAGGTTGATTATTACACACCGAATGGGAAGCATAAAAAATTGCGATGAAATTTTCGTATTAAGGAACGGAAAAATAGAAATAAGCGGCCCCCATTCCGAAATTATGCAAAAGTCCGAATATTATGCAAGCCTTTACAATTCACAAAAGTCTATGTACACCCATATTGAAAAAGGAGAAGCAAATGAAAACTAA
- a CDS encoding ABC transporter ATP-binding protein, with protein MPEIILQNLTKRWGKFYGTDNLNLTIENNSFITLLGPSGCGKTTTLRMIAGLETPTRGKIIIDGETVFDSEQGINIPANKRKVGFLFQNYALWPNMTVYENISFGLKNIKEIMPLCDFEIKRIDDLKKILNECGKAVEIIIDSQTKDKKKGNRLDEKTALIKLIDNFIISEYTAKTVLSYGLEKAENREEKVRSIISGLDEKRASLLEKHKKTGFSVNNNYELVDEKGEVIKKIRKLENEEIDLIVRRVSRIVKIGMFMDRYPNELSGGQQQRVAIARTLAPGPKVLFMDEPLSNLDAKLRLEMRSELQRLHLDTKSTFIYVTHDQLEAMTLATKICLMDNGLLQQYDAPLDIYEKPVNLFTADFIGNPSINFIEAAGETSADGDFNLSCLEGLQFKFKPAQKIDYKEWLLKTEAEIKKQREEEAERTKNAEKENKILPFKYHIAKADEAEFDLNSPIPTEKDFIIGVRPEFIKIHENGKLTGSIYSSMPTGMETTVKIKVGNLLLTGVVFLNITYKIGEKIKFDIEGDRIMLFSSLNQRLISLGCLEK; from the coding sequence ATGCCTGAGATAATTTTACAAAACCTTACAAAAAGATGGGGAAAATTTTACGGAACGGATAATTTAAATTTAACCATAGAAAATAATTCGTTTATTACCCTGCTGGGGCCTTCAGGCTGCGGCAAAACAACAACTCTTAGAATGATTGCCGGTCTTGAAACTCCGACAAGAGGAAAGATAATCATCGACGGGGAAACGGTTTTTGACAGCGAGCAAGGTATAAACATTCCTGCAAACAAAAGAAAGGTCGGTTTTTTGTTTCAAAACTATGCCCTTTGGCCGAATATGACCGTTTATGAGAACATAAGTTTCGGCTTAAAAAACATCAAAGAAATCATGCCTCTCTGCGATTTTGAAATTAAAAGAATAGATGACTTAAAAAAGATTTTAAATGAATGTGGAAAAGCTGTGGAAATTATTATCGACTCGCAGACTAAAGACAAGAAAAAAGGTAATAGACTTGACGAAAAAACAGCCTTGATAAAGTTAATAGACAACTTTATTATTTCGGAATATACGGCAAAAACGGTTTTGTCTTATGGGCTTGAAAAAGCTGAAAATCGTGAAGAAAAAGTAAGATCAATAATTTCCGGTTTGGATGAAAAGAGGGCATCTCTTTTAGAGAAGCACAAGAAAACCGGATTCTCGGTAAATAATAACTACGAACTTGTAGATGAAAAAGGCGAAGTTATAAAAAAAATACGCAAGCTTGAAAACGAAGAAATAGACTTAATAGTTCGCCGTGTTTCCCGCATCGTAAAAATCGGAATGTTTATGGATCGGTATCCCAATGAACTTTCAGGTGGACAGCAGCAAAGGGTTGCCATTGCCCGAACCCTGGCTCCCGGGCCCAAGGTGCTTTTTATGGATGAGCCTCTTTCAAACCTTGATGCAAAACTCCGGCTTGAAATGCGGAGTGAATTGCAGCGTCTTCATTTGGATACAAAATCGACATTCATCTATGTTACCCATGATCAGCTGGAGGCTATGACTCTGGCAACAAAGATATGCTTGATGGATAACGGTCTTTTGCAGCAATATGATGCTCCCTTGGATATCTATGAAAAACCGGTAAACTTATTTACCGCAGACTTTATAGGAAATCCTTCGATAAATTTTATAGAAGCTGCGGGCGAAACCTCTGCAGACGGAGATTTTAATTTAAGTTGTTTAGAAGGCTTGCAATTTAAGTTTAAGCCGGCTCAAAAAATCGATTATAAAGAATGGCTTTTGAAAACGGAGGCCGAAATTAAAAAACAAAGAGAAGAAGAAGCCGAACGCACAAAAAATGCAGAAAAGGAAAATAAGATTTTGCCTTTTAAGTATCACATTGCAAAGGCCGATGAAGCGGAGTTTGATTTAAATTCTCCCATACCGACTGAAAAAGATTTTATCATCGGAGTCCGCCCCGAGTTTATTAAAATACACGAAAACGGAAAATTGACAGGTTCTATATACAGCTCGATGCCCACAGGTATGGAAACTACCGTTAAGATTAAGGTGGGGAACCTTCTTTTAACGGGTGTCGTGTTTTTAAATATAACCTACAAAATAGGCGAAAAAATAAAATTCGACATTGAAGGCGATAGAATTATGCTCTTTTCAAGCCTTAATCAAAGATTGATTTCTTTGGGATGCTTGGAAAAATAA
- a CDS encoding ABC transporter permease, with amino-acid sequence MEETLTKTIPVFLNQSKDFFRKPQNLILLIFGVVLSVTTIAPVVTILLDTVAVHPGTIDAMHGPNGFTVFNWKDIFTGSLSSRNFWGPLTNTLLLAIFSCIGAILIGGVFAYLITRTNIKCKKYLNVVFIFPYIMPQWTLALTWINLFKSTAVTGGSNGILADLFGVTMPAWWAEGLFPAIVVLSLHYAAFAYILIGGIFKNMDSNLEEAALILNTSKSKIFRKVTLPLLRPAILSTILLVFGSAMGSYPVPHYLKLTTLSTKYIDLKVVRTGQASIIGVVMMLFGILILITNRLSMKSRKNYTTITGKSGQVSKVNVGKIGQYLIPAILIIFTLFTGIYPVISFAFETFLPNPGDYSFFRTGNFANLTLKWWTHHSTEDVGMYGQFGILYNRAFWMSFKGTMIVAFFCAFLAGTIGLLIGYSVSKHRRNKFANYVNDIAFLPYLLPSLAVGIAFFIFGSMLGIYDTFLLLIIVGTIKYIPFSSRSSLNSMLQISNEIEESALIQDTPWHKRMTRIIIPIQKTAILSGYLLPFITCVRELTLFMLLCSQSKISTTMLDYYDEMGLYAFSSAINLILIIFILAVNFGLNKLTKAGIDTGVGGQ; translated from the coding sequence ATGGAGGAGACTTTGACTAAGACAATTCCGGTTTTTTTAAATCAAAGTAAGGATTTTTTTAGAAAACCTCAAAACCTGATATTGCTTATATTCGGTGTTGTGCTCTCTGTTACGACTATAGCTCCGGTAGTAACTATTCTTTTGGACACGGTTGCGGTTCATCCCGGAACCATAGATGCTATGCATGGGCCGAACGGTTTTACCGTCTTTAATTGGAAGGATATTTTTACCGGCTCCCTTTCGTCGAGAAATTTTTGGGGTCCGCTTACAAACACGCTGTTGCTTGCGATATTCAGCTGTATAGGAGCTATCTTAATAGGCGGAGTTTTTGCATATTTGATTACACGCACAAATATAAAATGCAAAAAATATCTGAATGTTGTTTTTATTTTTCCGTATATAATGCCTCAGTGGACATTGGCTCTTACTTGGATAAACTTATTTAAGAGTACTGCCGTCACGGGAGGCTCTAACGGAATACTTGCAGACCTTTTCGGAGTTACAATGCCTGCATGGTGGGCTGAGGGTCTATTCCCCGCAATTGTTGTTCTATCCCTGCACTATGCAGCCTTTGCCTATATTTTAATCGGCGGCATATTTAAAAATATGGATTCCAATTTGGAAGAAGCTGCCTTGATTTTAAATACCTCAAAATCAAAAATTTTCCGCAAAGTAACCCTTCCATTATTAAGACCTGCCATCCTATCGACCATCTTGCTCGTTTTCGGCAGCGCTATGGGTAGCTATCCCGTTCCGCACTATTTAAAACTGACAACCCTTTCCACCAAATATATAGACTTAAAGGTTGTAAGGACGGGGCAGGCAAGTATTATCGGCGTAGTGATGATGCTCTTCGGAATTTTAATACTGATTACAAACAGGCTCAGCATGAAATCCCGAAAAAACTATACCACAATTACGGGAAAGAGCGGACAGGTCAGCAAGGTAAATGTGGGAAAAATCGGGCAATATTTAATTCCTGCTATTTTAATTATCTTTACCTTATTTACCGGAATATACCCCGTTATTTCCTTTGCCTTTGAAACCTTTTTGCCCAACCCCGGAGACTACAGCTTTTTTAGGACAGGTAATTTTGCAAACCTAACCTTAAAATGGTGGACGCATCACTCGACCGAAGATGTCGGTATGTACGGACAATTCGGTATTTTATATAACCGTGCCTTTTGGATGAGTTTTAAAGGAACTATGATTGTTGCCTTTTTCTGCGCCTTCCTTGCAGGAACGATAGGGCTTTTGATAGGCTATTCGGTAAGCAAGCACAGAAGAAACAAGTTTGCAAATTACGTAAACGACATAGCTTTTTTGCCCTACCTTTTACCTTCGCTTGCAGTAGGTATAGCCTTCTTTATATTCGGATCTATGCTGGGAATATATGATACCTTTTTGCTTTTAATAATAGTCGGAACAATTAAGTATATTCCTTTTTCGTCGAGGAGCTCTCTTAACTCTATGCTTCAAATCAGCAATGAAATAGAAGAGTCTGCTTTGATACAGGACACGCCCTGGCATAAACGTATGACAAGGATAATAATTCCCATTCAAAAGACGGCAATTTTAAGCGGCTATCTTTTGCCCTTTATAACCTGTGTTAGGGAATTGACCCTATTTATGCTCTTGTGCAGTCAGTCCAAAATAAGCACAACCATGCTTGACTATTACGACGAAATGGGCTTATACGCCTTTTCGAGTGCAATCAACTTAATTTTAATTATATTTATTTTGGCCGTAAATTTCGGATTAAACAAGCTTACAAAGGCCGGAATCGATACGGGTGTAGGAGGTCAATAA
- a CDS encoding alpha/beta hydrolase — protein sequence MFFDNYPIKLSDTTKPFFLKGLKTAPAILLIHGYTGSPRDMIWLGHQLNEAGYNIYIPRLPGHGTNKNDFLTTNWKDWLRKVCDEYIDLCAMYERVFVGGLSMGGVLTSLIAARFNPEKIFLCAPAFIAADNRIKLTPFLKFFVKKIATVKKTYENDPEYGRAISDYNGVEYLAKTADLYKLQRLALKNMVFIRSQSLTVLSKADKLVPFKVKDLIDKTLRNQNDYLILEKSSHIVTNDVEKELVAKKIIEFLKD from the coding sequence GTGTTTTTTGACAATTATCCTATCAAACTTTCAGATACAACAAAACCCTTTTTTTTAAAAGGCCTGAAAACCGCTCCGGCTATTTTGCTGATTCATGGTTACACGGGTTCTCCCAGAGATATGATTTGGCTGGGGCATCAGCTAAATGAAGCCGGCTACAATATATATATTCCTCGGCTTCCCGGACACGGCACAAATAAGAATGATTTTTTGACTACTAATTGGAAAGATTGGCTCCGTAAGGTTTGTGATGAGTATATTGACCTCTGTGCAATGTATGAACGAGTTTTTGTAGGAGGCCTTTCAATGGGAGGGGTATTAACCTCTCTGATTGCAGCCCGTTTTAACCCTGAAAAGATATTTTTATGTGCTCCGGCTTTTATAGCAGCGGATAATCGAATAAAACTTACTCCTTTTTTAAAGTTTTTTGTCAAAAAGATAGCAACCGTCAAAAAAACTTATGAAAATGACCCCGAATACGGCAGAGCCATATCGGACTATAACGGTGTAGAATACTTAGCAAAAACGGCTGACCTTTATAAATTACAAAGATTAGCCTTAAAAAATATGGTTTTTATAAGATCGCAAAGCCTTACAGTCTTATCAAAAGCCGATAAATTGGTGCCCTTTAAGGTAAAAGACCTCATAGATAAGACTTTAAGAAATCAAAACGACTATCTAATCCTTGAAAAAAGCAGTCACATAGTTACAAATGATGTTGAAAAAGAGCTTGTAGCAAAAAAAATAATAGAATTCTTAAAGGATTAA